A single region of the Brachypodium distachyon strain Bd21 chromosome 3, Brachypodium_distachyon_v3.0, whole genome shotgun sequence genome encodes:
- the LOC100833102 gene encoding tuliposide A-converting enzyme 1, chloroplastic isoform X1, with translation MDPDTDVDFDFSPFLVRYKSGRVHRLMGAPRFNAGTDAATGVTCKDIVMDAADAACGIAARLYLPKDVPRSAKVPILVYFHGGAFAVHSAFSAAPHHRFLNSLVAAAGVVAVSVDYRLAPEHPLPAAYDDAWAALAWTLTSGLRKEPWLAEHGDAARVFVAGDSAGANIAQNVAMRAGGWNTTGGKLLPIPGSARIEGLVLLHPYFRGKDPLPSESRNNPGFLQRAERSWGFVCSWRYGIDHPFINPLAMPAEEWAALGCRRALVTAAGLDTMRDRARRYVETLRGSGEWAGEEAALYETDGEGHVYFLENSGPGADKAQKELDAVVLFIKRS, from the coding sequence ATGGATCCGGACACCGACGTCGACTTCGACTTCTCGCCCTTCCTCGTCCGCTACAAGAGCGGCCGCGTCCACCGTCTCATGGGAGCGCCGCGATTCAACGCCGGCACGGACGCGGCCACCGGCGTCACCTGCAAGGACATCGTCATGGatgccgccgacgccgcctgcGGCATCGCCGCGCGGCTCTACCTGCCCAAGGACGTCCCGAGGTCAGCGAAAGTCCCGATCCTCGTCTACTTCCACGGCGGCGCCTTCGCGGTCCACTCGGccttctccgccgcgccgcaccACCGCTTCCTCAACTCCCTcgtggccgcggccggcgtCGTCGCGGTGTCCGTCGACTACCGCCTCGCGCCCGAGCAcccgctccccgccgcctACGACGACGCGTGGGCCGCGCTCGCCTGGACCCTGACGTCCGGGCTGCGGAAGGAACCCTGGCTGGCCGAGCACGGCGACGCCGCGCGCGTCTTCGTCGCGGGCGACAGCGCCGGCGCCAACATCGCGCAAAACGTGGCAATGAGGGCCGGCGGCTGGAACACCACGGGCGGGAAGCTGCTGCCAATTCCAGGCAGCGCGCGGATCGAAGGGCTTGTGCTCCTGCACCCGTACTTCCGCGGCAAGGATCCCCTGCCATCAGAGAGCAGGAATAACCCCGGGTTCTTGCAGAGGGCAGAGAGGTCGTGGGGGTTCGTGTGCTCGTGGAGGTACGGGATTGATCACCCGTTCATAAACCCTCTGGcgatgccggcggaggagTGGGCGGCGCTGGGCTGCCGGCGAGCTCTGGTCACAGCCGCGGGGCTCGACACGATGAGGGACAGAGCCCGGAGGTACGTGGAGACGCTGAGGGGATCGGGCGAGTGggcaggggaggaggcggcgttgTACGAGACTGACGGCGAGGGGCATGTCTACTTCCTCGAGAATTCCGGCCCGGGGGCGGACAAGGCGCAGAAGGAATTGGACGCCGTCGTTTTGTTCATCAAGCGAAGCTAG
- the LOC100833719 gene encoding protein transport protein SEC23 isoform X1 — protein MSEFLELEAQDGIRMTWNVIPGTKQDAASCVVPVSALYTPLYPNPAIPVLPYAPLRCRICRSILNSFSVVDFDSKIWQCPFCFQRNHFPQHYSTVSASNLPTELYPQCTTVEYMATAEAGPVSPPVFLFVVDTCMIEEEIGYLKSALAQAVELLPDQSLVGLITFGTYVQVHELGFGLLPKSYVFNGTKEVTKDQILEQMGFFAGKKKPTTGVIAGARDGLSAESIARFLLPASECEFMLNSVIEELQKDPWPVSADQRASRCTGAALSVAAGLLGVCVPGSGARIMAFIGGPSTEGPGSIISKPLSEPIRSHKDLDKGSVALYNKAVKFYEEIAKQLVHQGHVLDLFACALDQVGVAEMKVAVERTGGIVVLAESFGHSVFKDSLRRIFQSGDNDLGLCFNGIFEINCSKDVKIQGIIGPCTSLEKKSPISSDTVVGQGNTSAWKMCGLDRKTSLCLVFDIAKKDGPDAIGQSTGNQFYFQFLTYYQHHDGQMRLRSTTVSRRWVAGSGSVQELLTGFDQEAAAAVMARLVSFKMEAEVDFDPVRWLDRALISLCSKFGDYQKETPSSFSLSPRLSIFPQFIFNLRRSQFVQVFNNSPDETAYFRMMLNRENVANAVVMIQPSLISYSFQSGPEPVLLDVTAIAADRILLLDSYFTVVIFHGITIAQWRKAGYQDQEGHEVFAQLLQAPQEEADTIIKERFPVPRLVVCDQYGSQARFLLAKLNPSVTYDSATPPPPGGDVIFTDDVSFQVFMDHLQRLAVQ, from the exons ATGTCTGAGTTCCTGGAGCTCGAGGCCCAGGATGGGATAAGGATGACTTGGAATGTGATCCCTGGCACGAAGCAGGATGCTGCTAGCTGCGTTGTCCCTGTTTCTGCCCTATATACTCCTCTCTACCCAAACCCCGCAATTCCTGTTCTTCCATATGCCCCTCTCCGCTGCCGGATTTGCCGTTCCATCCTCAACTCCTTCTCGGTTGTCGACTTTGATTCCAAAATTTGGCAATGCCCATTCTGCTTTCAGCGCAACCACTTTCCCCAGCACTACTCTACTGTTTCGGCAAGCAACCTACCTACCGAACTGTATCCTCAATGTACTACTGTTGAGTACATGGCCACTGCCGAAGCAGGCCCCGTATCACCACCAGTCTtcctttttgttgttgatACTTGCATGATTGAGGAGGAAATTGGTTATTTGAAGTCTGCCCTAGCGCAAGCGGTTGAGCTATTGCCTGACCAATCCCTTGTCGGATTAATTACTTTTGGGACATATGTACAG GTTCATGAATTGGGTTTTGGCTTGTTGCCTAAGTCATATGTGTTCAATGGGACAAAGGAGGTTACAAAGGATCAAATTCTTGAGCAAATGGGTTTCTTTGCAGGGAAGAAAAAACCAACAACAGGTGTGATCGCTGGCGCAAGGGATGGACTTTCAGCAGAAAGCATTGCTAGGTTCTTGTTGCCTGCTTCTGAGTGCGAGTTTATGTTGAATTCA GTTATAGAAGAGCTGCAAAAGGACCCTTGGCCCGTTTCTGCTGATCAGCGTGCATCAAGATGTACCGGAGCTGCATTAAGTGTCGCAGCTGGTCTCTTGGGGGTTTGTGTGCCTGGATCAGGTGCTAGAATTATGGCGTTTATAGGTGGTCCATCTACAGAGGGACCTGGTTCT ATAATATCTAAGCCCTTATCAGAGCCAATTCGTTCACACAAAGACCTTGATAAAGGTTCTGTTGCACTTTACAACAAAGCGGTTAAGTTCTATGAGGAGATTGCGAAGCAACTTGTGCATCAAGGCCATGTGCTTGATTTATTTGCCTGTGCACTCGACCAG GTTGGTGTTGCTGAGATGAAGGTTGCAGTGGAGAGAACCGGGGGAATAGTCGTGCTTGCAGAAAGTTTTGGCCACTCTGTTTTTAAAGATTCACTTAGACGCATTTTTCAGTCGGGCGATAATGACCTTGGCTTATGTTTCAA CGGCATATTTGAGATCAACTGCTCAAAGGATGTCAAAATTCAAGGCATCATTGGACCTTGTACTTCCCTGGAGAAG AAAAGTCCTATATCCTCAGATACAGTTGTAGGCCAGGGGAACACTAGCGCTTGGAAGATGTGTGGTCTCGATAGGAAAACATCACTCTGTCTAGTATTTGATATTGCCAAAAAAGATGGCCCTGATGCAATTGGTCAATCAACAGGCAATCAGTTCTACTTCCAATTCTTAACCTA TTATCAGCATCATGATGGCCAGATGAGATTGCGATCTACTACAGTTTCCAGAAGATGGGTTGCTGGTTCTGGCAGTGTTCAG GAGCTTCTAACTGGCTTTGATCAAGAGGCAGCTGCTGCGGTCATGGCACGCTTGGTCTCATTTAAGATGGAAGCTGAG GTTGATTTTGACCCAGTAAGATGGCTTGACCGAGCATTGATTAGTTTATGTTCAAAATTTGGTGACTATCAGAAGGAGACACCTTCATCTTTCAGTTTATCCCCGCGCCTATCAATTTTTCCGCAGTTCATATTTAATTTGAGACGTTCTCAGTTTGTTCAG GTTTTCAATAATAGTCCAGATGAAACTGCATATTTCAGGATGATGTTAAACAGAGAGAACGTAGCTAATGCAGTTGTGATGATCCAGCCTTCACTTATATCATATTCCTTTCAATCAGGTCCAGAGCCTGTTCTATTGGATGTAACTGCAATTGCTGCTGACAGAATCCTTTTGTTAGATTCTTATTTTACTGTTGTCATATTCCACGGGATAACTATCGCGCAGTGGCGAAAGGCGGGTTACCAAGATCAAGAAGGGCATGAG GTATTTGCACAGTTGTTGCAAGCTCCACAGGAGGAAGCTGATACGATAATTAAGGAGCGCTTTCCTGTGCCACGTTTGGTTGTGTGTGATCAATATGGTTCTCAG GCTCGATTCTTACTGGCAAAGCTTAATCCATCTGTGACATATGACTCCGCCACTCCGCCACCACCTGGAGGGGATGTCATATTCACAGATGACGTGAGCTTTCAGGTCTTCATGGATCATCTCCAGCGGCTGGCAGTTCAGTAG
- the LOC100833102 gene encoding tuliposide A-converting enzyme 1, chloroplastic isoform X2, which yields MDPDTDVDFDFSPFLVRYKSGRVHRLMGAPRFNAGTDAATGVTCKDIVMDAADAACGIAARLYLPKDVPRSAKVPILVYFHGGAFAVHSAFSAAPHHRFLNSLVAAAGVVAVSVDYRLAPEHPLPAAYDDAWAALAWTLTSGLRKEPWLAEHGDKDPLPSESRNNPGFLQRAERSWGFVCSWRYGIDHPFINPLAMPAEEWAALGCRRALVTAAGLDTMRDRARRYVETLRGSGEWAGEEAALYETDGEGHVYFLENSGPGADKAQKELDAVVLFIKRS from the exons ATGGATCCGGACACCGACGTCGACTTCGACTTCTCGCCCTTCCTCGTCCGCTACAAGAGCGGCCGCGTCCACCGTCTCATGGGAGCGCCGCGATTCAACGCCGGCACGGACGCGGCCACCGGCGTCACCTGCAAGGACATCGTCATGGatgccgccgacgccgcctgcGGCATCGCCGCGCGGCTCTACCTGCCCAAGGACGTCCCGAGGTCAGCGAAAGTCCCGATCCTCGTCTACTTCCACGGCGGCGCCTTCGCGGTCCACTCGGccttctccgccgcgccgcaccACCGCTTCCTCAACTCCCTcgtggccgcggccggcgtCGTCGCGGTGTCCGTCGACTACCGCCTCGCGCCCGAGCAcccgctccccgccgcctACGACGACGCGTGGGCCGCGCTCGCCTGGACCCTGACGTCCGGGCTGCGGAAGGAACCCTGGCTGGCCGAGCACGGCGA CAAGGATCCCCTGCCATCAGAGAGCAGGAATAACCCCGGGTTCTTGCAGAGGGCAGAGAGGTCGTGGGGGTTCGTGTGCTCGTGGAGGTACGGGATTGATCACCCGTTCATAAACCCTCTGGcgatgccggcggaggagTGGGCGGCGCTGGGCTGCCGGCGAGCTCTGGTCACAGCCGCGGGGCTCGACACGATGAGGGACAGAGCCCGGAGGTACGTGGAGACGCTGAGGGGATCGGGCGAGTGggcaggggaggaggcggcgttgTACGAGACTGACGGCGAGGGGCATGTCTACTTCCTCGAGAATTCCGGCCCGGGGGCGGACAAGGCGCAGAAGGAATTGGACGCCGTCGTTTTGTTCATCAAGCGAAGCTAG
- the LOC100832791 gene encoding probable carboxylesterase 7, whose translation MASRASLWALALVLLLCLSSPEAGDATRSSGAGEGRWSASALRGRVRADPNMEVKFDFTPFLIQYRSGRVQRLMGTRVVPPSLDARTGVASRDVVVNNKTGLAVRLYRPPPSHGDNKLPVLLYFHGGAFVVESAFDPVYHGYLNAVAAKAGVIAVSVNYRLAPEHPLPAAYEDSWTALKWVLGHVSSGSGSGGGSSWLAKHGDVSRLFIAGDSAGGNIAHNLAIRAGKQQQQQQGGLGLGRVAMIKGLALLDPYFLGPHADPGAERAWGFICAGRYGTEHPYVNPMASLPAEAWRRGLGGARVLMTVSGQDRLGPWQRAYVDALRASGWGGDAQLYETPGEGHCYFLNNLESPKAAMHMATLAAFVNRDD comes from the coding sequence ATGGCCTCGCGAGCCAGCTTGTGGGCGTTGGCCCTCGttctgctgctgtgcttgtcGTCTCCTGAGGCGGGGGACGCGACGAGGAGCAgcggcgcgggggagggaCGATGGTCGGCATCGGCATTGCGCGGCCGTGTCCGGGCGGACCCGAACATGGAGGTCAAGTTCGACTTCACGCCGTTCCTCATCCAGTACAGGAGCGGGCGCGTGCAGCGGCTGATGGGCACGCGCGTGGTGCCGCCGTCGCTGGACGCGCGCACCGGCGTCGCCTCCAGGGACGTGGTCGTGAACAACAAGACCGGCCTCGCCGTCCGCCTCTACCGCCCGCCCCCGAGCCACGGGGATAACAAGCTCCCGGTGCTCCTCTACTTCCACGGCGGCGCGTTCGTGGTCGAGTCGGCGTTCGACCCCGTGTACCACGGCTACCTCAACGCGGTCGCGGCCAAGGCGGGCGTCATCGCCGTGTCCGTGAACTACCGCCTTGCGCCTGAGCACCCGCTCCCGGCCGCCTACGAGGACTCCTGGACGGCGCTCAAGTGGGTGCTCGGGCACGTCtcgtccggctccggctccggcggaggctCAAGCTGGCTCGCCAAGCACGGCGACGTGTCCCGGCTGTTCATCGCCGGGGacagcgccggcggcaacaTCGCGCACAACCTCGCGATTCGGGCCGGcaaacagcaacagcaacagcaaggaggcctgggcctgggccgggTGGCGATGATCAAGGGGCTGGCCCTGCTGGACCCGTACTTCCTGGGGCCGCACGCGGACCCGGGCGCGGAGCGGGCGTGGGGGTTCATCTGCGCGGGGCGGTACGGGACGGAGCACCCGTACGTGAACCCGATGGCGTCGCTGCCGGCGgaggcgtggcggcgcgggctcgggggcGCACGGGTGCTGATGACGGTGTCCGGCCAGGACAGGCTCGGCCCGTGGCAGCGCGCCTACGTGGACGCGCTCCGGGCCAGCGGGTGGGGCGGGGACGCACAGCTCTACGAGACCCCCGGCGAAGGGCACTGTTACTTCCTCAACAACCTCGAGTCGCCCAAGGCCGCCATGCATATGGCCACGCTCGccgccttcgtcaaccgcgaCGACTAG
- the LOC100833416 gene encoding probable carboxylesterase 12, whose amino-acid sequence MIPASPPSICRPGRLKLVLDRSNSALTRKVASVIQSLLLYSTTELLAMAGSVASTLLLLLNMAGSLLAPRAPLPQIPPASAAEGDDVDFFFFPFLVLYKSGRVERFMGTDTVPASVDPATGVASKDVAIDDAPSSAGLAVRIYLPTLSRSNGTAKKLPLVVFFHGGGFVTESAFSPTYQRYLNALAAKAGALVVSVDYHLSPEHRLPTGYDDAWAALQWALTSARSGSEAEPWLHRHADLARLFLIGDSAGGNIAHNMAMRAGREGGGLPGGATIEGIALLDPYFWGKRPVPSETRDAELRRWRERTWSFVCGGKFGADDPVINPVAMESEEWRRHLACARVLVTVAGLDMLAPRGRAYVQALRASGWGGDVRLYETPGETHVYFLLKPNGEKAAREMETVVAFINGGRGSTASRMDA is encoded by the coding sequence ATGATTCCCGCTTCGCCTCCATCGATCTGCCGTCCAGGCCGGCTCAAGCTAGTGCTTGACAGAAGCAACAGCGCACTCACAAGAAAGGTTGCTTCAGTGATTCAGTCTTTACTACTGTACTCCACAACTGAGCTTTTGGCCATGGCTGGGAGCGTCGCGTCtacgctgctgctcctgctcaaCATGGCGGGATCGCTGCTCGCCCCGCGCGCTCCTCTGCCTCAGATAccgccggcctccgccgccgagggTGACGACGTggacttcttcttcttccccttcctggtgctCTACAAGAGCGGCCGCGTGGAGCGATTCATGGGCACGGACACCGTGCCGGCCTCCGTGGACCCGGCCACCGGCGTGGCCTCCAAGGACGTGGCCATCGACGatgccccctcctccgccggcctcgccgtcCGCATATACCTGCCGACCCTATCCAGATCCAACGGCACGGCGAAGAAGCTGCCGCTGGTCGTGTtcttccacggcggcggcttcgttACAGAGTCGGCCTTCTCGCCGACGTACCAGCGGTACCTCAACGCGCTCGCGGCCAAGGCCGGGGCGCTCGTCGTGTCCGTGGACTACCACCTCTCGCCCGAGCACCGGCTCCCGACGGGCTACGACGACGCGTGGGCGGCGCTCCAGTGGGCGCTCACGAGCGCGCGCTCCGGCTCCGAAGCAGAGCCCTGGCTGCATCGGCACGCCGACCTGGCGCGGCTGTTCCTGATCGGGGacagcgccggcggcaacaTCGCGCACAACATGGCCATGCGCGCCGGCAGGGAAGGTGGCGGCCtccccggcggcgccaccaTCGAAGGCATCGCGCTGCTCGACCCTTACTTCTGGGGGAAGCGCCCGGTGCCGTCGGAGACGCGGGACGCGGAGCTTCGGCGGTGGCGGGAGCGGACGTGGAGCTTCGTCTGCGGGGGGAAGTTCGGGGCGGACGATCCTGTGATCAACCCGGTGGCCATGGAGAGCGAGGAGTGGCGCCGGCATCTCGCGTGCGCGCGCGTTCTGGTGACCGTGGCCGGGCTGGACATGTTGGCCCCGAGGGGCCGCGCGTACGTCCAGGCGCTCCGGGCCAGCGGGTGGGGCGGCGATGTGCGGCTGTATGAGACGCCCGGTGAGACCCACGTGTATTTTCTGTTGAAGCCGAATGGAgagaaggcggcgagggagatggagacggtggTGGCCTTCATCAACGGTGGCCGTGGGAGCACGGCTTCGAGAATGGATGCTTAA
- the LOC100834032 gene encoding DPH4 homolog, whose product MLPVSSISAQKTYYEVLSVNEGATYDEIRAGYRFAILNVHPDKSQANPDSLVPSGKQGEFLSAQKAWEVLRDPNSRAVYDKQLQTSRQNLENVAYEIGVEEMTTESTDNLTELVYPCRCGDYFSISSCDLGEMGIVIGEDGKIDFQSLDCTSASVVLECASCSLKTRLVINKSS is encoded by the coding sequence ATGCTTCCAGTCAGCAGCATTTCTGCGCAGAAGACATACTATGAAGTTCTTTCAGTGAATGAAGGTGCAACGTATGATGAAATCCGTGCAGGATACAGGTTTGCCATCCTAAATGTGCATCCTGACAAGTCTCAAGCAAACCCTGATTCCCTTGTGCCTTCCGGCAAGCAAGGAGAGTTCTTGAGTGCGCAGAAAGCATGGGAGGTCCTACGTGATCCAAATTCCAGAGCTGTGTATGACAAGCAGCTGCAAACATCTAGGCAGAACCTGGAGAATGTTGCCTATGAAATTGGAGTGGAGGAAATGACAACTGAAAGCACTGACAATTTGACAGAGCTTGTCTATCCATGCAGGTGCGGGGATTATTTCTCAATCTCGTCATGTGATCTTGGTGAAATGGGCATTGTGATCGGCGAGGATGGGAAAATAGACTTCCAATCACTCGATTGCACATCGGCTTCTGTTGTTCTTGAATGTGCCTCTTGTTCGCTAAAAACACGATTGGTTATAAATAAATCTTCTTGA
- the LOC100833719 gene encoding protein transport protein SEC23 isoform X2, with protein sequence MSEFLELEAQDGIRMTWNVIPGTKQDAASCVVPVSALYTPLYPNPAIPVLPYAPLRCRICRSILNSFSVVDFDSKIWQCPFCFQRNHFPQHYSTVSASNLPTELYPQCTTVEYMATAEAGPVSPPVFLFVVDTCMIEEEIGYLKSALAQAVELLPDQSLVGLITFGTYVQVHELGFGLLPKSYVFNGTKEVTKDQILEQMGFFAGKKKPTTGVIAGARDGLSAESIARFLLPASECEFMLNSVIEELQKDPWPVSADQRASRCTGAALSVAAGLLGVCVPGSGARIMAFIGGPSTEGPGSIISKPLSEPIRSHKDLDKGSVALYNKAVKFYEEIAKQLVHQGHVLDLFACALDQVGVAEMKVAVERTGGIVVLAESFGHSVFKDSLRRIFQSGDNDLGLCFNGIFEINCSKDVKIQGIIGPCTSLEKKSPISSDTVVGQGNTSAWKMCGLDRKTSLCLVFDIAKKDGPDAIGQSTGNQFYFQFLTYYQHHDGQMRLRSTTVSRRWVAGSGSVQELLTGFDQEAAAAVMARLVSFKMEAEVDFDPVRWLDRALISLCSKFGDYQKETPSSFSLSPRLSIFPQFIFNLRRSQFVQVFNNSPDETAYFRMMLNRENVANAVVMIQPSLISYSFQSGPEPVLLDVTAIAADRILLLDSYFTVVIFHGITIAQWRKAGYQDQEGHEVFAQLLQAPQEEADTIIKERFPVPRLVVCDQYGSQVSVHCI encoded by the exons ATGTCTGAGTTCCTGGAGCTCGAGGCCCAGGATGGGATAAGGATGACTTGGAATGTGATCCCTGGCACGAAGCAGGATGCTGCTAGCTGCGTTGTCCCTGTTTCTGCCCTATATACTCCTCTCTACCCAAACCCCGCAATTCCTGTTCTTCCATATGCCCCTCTCCGCTGCCGGATTTGCCGTTCCATCCTCAACTCCTTCTCGGTTGTCGACTTTGATTCCAAAATTTGGCAATGCCCATTCTGCTTTCAGCGCAACCACTTTCCCCAGCACTACTCTACTGTTTCGGCAAGCAACCTACCTACCGAACTGTATCCTCAATGTACTACTGTTGAGTACATGGCCACTGCCGAAGCAGGCCCCGTATCACCACCAGTCTtcctttttgttgttgatACTTGCATGATTGAGGAGGAAATTGGTTATTTGAAGTCTGCCCTAGCGCAAGCGGTTGAGCTATTGCCTGACCAATCCCTTGTCGGATTAATTACTTTTGGGACATATGTACAG GTTCATGAATTGGGTTTTGGCTTGTTGCCTAAGTCATATGTGTTCAATGGGACAAAGGAGGTTACAAAGGATCAAATTCTTGAGCAAATGGGTTTCTTTGCAGGGAAGAAAAAACCAACAACAGGTGTGATCGCTGGCGCAAGGGATGGACTTTCAGCAGAAAGCATTGCTAGGTTCTTGTTGCCTGCTTCTGAGTGCGAGTTTATGTTGAATTCA GTTATAGAAGAGCTGCAAAAGGACCCTTGGCCCGTTTCTGCTGATCAGCGTGCATCAAGATGTACCGGAGCTGCATTAAGTGTCGCAGCTGGTCTCTTGGGGGTTTGTGTGCCTGGATCAGGTGCTAGAATTATGGCGTTTATAGGTGGTCCATCTACAGAGGGACCTGGTTCT ATAATATCTAAGCCCTTATCAGAGCCAATTCGTTCACACAAAGACCTTGATAAAGGTTCTGTTGCACTTTACAACAAAGCGGTTAAGTTCTATGAGGAGATTGCGAAGCAACTTGTGCATCAAGGCCATGTGCTTGATTTATTTGCCTGTGCACTCGACCAG GTTGGTGTTGCTGAGATGAAGGTTGCAGTGGAGAGAACCGGGGGAATAGTCGTGCTTGCAGAAAGTTTTGGCCACTCTGTTTTTAAAGATTCACTTAGACGCATTTTTCAGTCGGGCGATAATGACCTTGGCTTATGTTTCAA CGGCATATTTGAGATCAACTGCTCAAAGGATGTCAAAATTCAAGGCATCATTGGACCTTGTACTTCCCTGGAGAAG AAAAGTCCTATATCCTCAGATACAGTTGTAGGCCAGGGGAACACTAGCGCTTGGAAGATGTGTGGTCTCGATAGGAAAACATCACTCTGTCTAGTATTTGATATTGCCAAAAAAGATGGCCCTGATGCAATTGGTCAATCAACAGGCAATCAGTTCTACTTCCAATTCTTAACCTA TTATCAGCATCATGATGGCCAGATGAGATTGCGATCTACTACAGTTTCCAGAAGATGGGTTGCTGGTTCTGGCAGTGTTCAG GAGCTTCTAACTGGCTTTGATCAAGAGGCAGCTGCTGCGGTCATGGCACGCTTGGTCTCATTTAAGATGGAAGCTGAG GTTGATTTTGACCCAGTAAGATGGCTTGACCGAGCATTGATTAGTTTATGTTCAAAATTTGGTGACTATCAGAAGGAGACACCTTCATCTTTCAGTTTATCCCCGCGCCTATCAATTTTTCCGCAGTTCATATTTAATTTGAGACGTTCTCAGTTTGTTCAG GTTTTCAATAATAGTCCAGATGAAACTGCATATTTCAGGATGATGTTAAACAGAGAGAACGTAGCTAATGCAGTTGTGATGATCCAGCCTTCACTTATATCATATTCCTTTCAATCAGGTCCAGAGCCTGTTCTATTGGATGTAACTGCAATTGCTGCTGACAGAATCCTTTTGTTAGATTCTTATTTTACTGTTGTCATATTCCACGGGATAACTATCGCGCAGTGGCGAAAGGCGGGTTACCAAGATCAAGAAGGGCATGAG GTATTTGCACAGTTGTTGCAAGCTCCACAGGAGGAAGCTGATACGATAATTAAGGAGCGCTTTCCTGTGCCACGTTTGGTTGTGTGTGATCAATATGGTTCTCAG GTTTCGGTTCACTGCATCTGA
- the LOC100832052 gene encoding probable carboxylesterase 12, protein MAGSIASPLLLLLNMAGALLAPRAPQTQSLPSSADDGDEVDFCFFPFLVLYKSGRVQRFMGTDTVPASVDPATGVSSKDVSINDDAPSAGLAVRIYLPAQAKANGTAKLPLVVFYHGGGFVTESAFSPMYQRYLNALASKAGVLVVSVDYHLSPEHRLPAGYDDAWAALQWALRSARSGLAEPWLHRHADLTRLFLIGDSAGGNIAHNMAMRADREGGLPGGATIEGIALLDPYFWGKRPVPSETRDPEERRMKEQSWSFICAGKYGADDPVINPVAMAGEEWRRHLTCARVLVTVAGLDVLSARGRAYVRALRASGWAGEVELYETPGENHVYFLLKPDGEKAAMEMEAVVAFINGRRVSTASGRKFVQEK, encoded by the coding sequence ATGGCTGGGAGCATCGCGTCTCCTTTGCTCCTCCTGCTCAACATGGCGGGAGCGCTGCTCGCCCCGCGCGCTCCTCAGACTCAGAGCCTGCCATCCTCCGCCGACGACGGGGACGAAGTGGACTTctgcttcttccccttcctcgtGCTCTACAAGAGCGGCCGCGTCCAGCGCTTCATGGGCACGGACACCGTGCCAGCCTCCGTGGACCCTGCAACCGGCGTGTCCTCCAAGGACGTGTCCATCAACGATGATGCCCCCTCCGCTGGCCTCGCCGTCCGCATATACCTGCCGGCCCAAGCAAAAGCCAACGGCACGGCCAAACTGCCGCTGGTCGTGTTCTACCATGGCGGCGGGTTCGTCACAGAGTCAGCCTTCTCGCCGATGTACCAGCGGTACCTCAACGCGCTCGCGTCCAAGGCGGGCGTGCTCGTCGTGTCCGTGGACTACCACCTCTCGCCCGAGCACCGCCTCCCGGCCGGCTACGACGACGCGTGGGCGGCGCTCCAATGGGCGCTCAGGAGCGCGCGCTCCGGACTAGCAGAGCCCTGGCTGCATCGGCACGCCGACCTGACGCGGCTGTTCCTGATCGGGGACAGCGCGGGCGGCAACATCGCGCACAACATGGCCATGCGCGCCGACAGGGAAGGTGGCCtccccggcggcgccaccaTCGAAGGCATCGCGTTGCTGGACCCCTACTTCTGGGGGAAGCGCCCGGTGCCGTCGGAGACGCGGGACCCGGAGGAGCGGCGGATGAAGGAGCAGAGCTGGAGCTTCATCTGCGCGGGGAAGTACGGGGCGGACGACCCCGTGATCAACCCGGTGGCCATGGCGGGCGAGGAGTGGCGCCGGCACCTCACGTGCGCGCGCGTGCTGGTGACCGTGGCCGGGCTGGACGTGCTGAGCGCCAGGGGCCGCGCGTACGTCCGGGCGCTCCGGGCCAGCGGGTgggccggcgaggtggagctCTATGAGACGCCTGGCGAGAACCACGTGTACTTCTTGTTGAAGCCGGATGGAGAGAAGGCggcgatggagatggaggcggtCGTGGCCTTCATCAACGGCCGCCGCGTGAGCACGGCTTCAGGAAGGAAATTCGTGCAAGAAAAGTAA